The segment GGCCAGGTCTCTTCCAAGGGTGCGTATCTGGAAAATGCTGTTAGTACAAAACTGCGGTGTTGCCAGGGCAAGGAGCTCCTGAGCCTTGCTCTGTGCAGCCGCACGGCTGCCCCCAGGACCACTGCcctcctgtggggctgcacGTGGCCCAGGTCCCTCTGAGCACCTCCCTGGAGCCTGGGGCTGGTGCCAACACTGCACCTCTCCATCTGCAGGGAGAGAAACAGCTTCCCCTCCAGCACCACAGGGACCAGGCTTGGTCTACCTTCTAAGCAGGTAGAAGATGTGGCCTCAGATGTGGCCCACGTGCTCTGGCAGCAAGCAGCCGAGGCAGCAACTTGCTGCCACAGTGGAACTGGGAAGAGCCTAGCTATGGTCTGCCCAGCCCTCAGCTGCACGGCAGGGCTGGACAGGGGTTGCCCCATTGTctggaggcacaggaacagactcGATTGTGCCTCCTGCCCTTGGCCAGCCCCAGCAGATGTAGAGCATCGGTGCACAGAGGAAAGTGTGACCTCGTGCTGCCCGATCCAACAGTGAATCTGCCTCGGCCCTGCCCAGCCTAGCACAGAGGGCAGCAACAGGAGGGAAACGGGAGATTGGGTTACTCAGCATGAAGTAGGGAAGGACAGTTTGAGGCCAGAGAAAGCTATGAGCGGGTAACTGGAATCCTTTGCAAAAGGCTCTGGGCAGTCTCAGTGAGGCCCTGAGCATCCTCAATCTCAGGCAGCTTCAGAGCCAGCCCCAAAGCTGACTGGCTCTCCCACGAACTTTTAGGAGGACAGACCAGAGGAGGAAATCAACACAAAATCTCAAATTAAATCTGCTTGAGGACCTCAGGTGAGCAGCCGACCAGCAAGGAGGACTCGCTTTAGGACTTCTTTGCATCCTGTGTGTTCCTCCTCTTCAGATCACCCAGGTCGACAGGTTTGAACGCTGCAAGGAAGATAGGAGAGACTTTgggggcagaggcagcacaggcCCCGCCCGGCGGGCGCAACCCCCGAGCCGGCACAGCCGGCGCGGTGCCCCTGTCCCCCCGCACCTTTCAGGCTGGGGTTCGGCATCTTCTCCACGTACTCCTCGACCAGGCCGCGCTCAGAGCCCATCTGGCTGCGCAGGTCGCGCTCCACgcactgccaggctgcagggacagggacaggggccaCTCGCCTCGGCCGCCCCGAGGCCCCCGCGCCCCCTTCCCAGCGGCCACCGCCTCGCTCACCCTCATAGATGAAGCGCACGTTCTCCTCGTGGGCCGGAGTGAAGATCTCGCTGCCGGAGCCGGGGGAGCGCGGGCCGCCGCTCCGTTTTCCATTGTACACCACCCGGGACACGGGGGAGCTGCAAGCGGAGCGCGGGGGGGGAGCTGAGCCGGGCCCGGGGCCGCGCTGggcccggggccgggcgggTCTCACCTGGCCATGGCGGCAGCGGCGCTCGGCGGGGCCGGAAGGGGCTCGGCGGGGCTGCGGGAGGAAGGCGAGGCGCGAGGCCGGGATAGGCCGCGCGGCGCCCCCGCCCGTCGCCGGGCAACGCGCGCCCCTCACCCGGGCCCTCCCGCCTGCGCGAGCGGCACCGACGGAAGCGCCGCAGCGCGCAGGCGCAGCCCCGCCTCCCGGCGGCGAGAGCAGCCCTTCACGCAGGCCCCGTGCGCGGCGCTGGCCACGCCCCTCAGCGTGCAGGCCCCGCCTCGCCCCGCCCCGTCCCGTGCCCGGCGCCAACCGGAGGCGGTAACCGAGATGCTTTATTGGAAAAGTACAAAGTGATTCCCGATTCGCAGTACCGAGCGCCCCTGCCCGGGCCCAGCCCGGGCGCAGCCCCGGCCCTCGGGCAGGCGCAGCCTCCCGGCCAGGCCCCGAGACTCTCGGGGCCGCTTTTCGCCGTGCCCGGCTCAGCGCAGCGCGGTGGCTCCGAAGAGCTGCACCAGGTCCTCGTATTCCGGGTCGATGAGGTCCGAGGGTTTCTCCCCGTCATCAGTGGTGGCCTCCAGGCTGGCCCCAAGGGACAGGAGGTACCTGCAGGACGCGGAGCTGAGCCGCCGGGCGGGGCCGGACAGCCCCGGGCCCGCAGCCTCCATCGCCGGGAGTGGCAcggccccagcagccccaggagcagcgcagggaccGGGCACCCCCTAATGAGCCACACAGACTGCTCCCGCCCAGAGCTGTCGGctctcaggctctgcagcccctcacaGCCCTTACCTGGCTATGTCAGCGTAGCCGTCGCTGCAGGCCATATGCAGGGGCGTCCACCCGTTCTCATCTCTCTGGTGGATGTCAGCGCCGTATTTCACCAGGAGCTTGACGCAGTCCAGGTTTCCCGTCAGCACGGCTTCATGGAGGGCTGCCATGCCTGAAGGGACAGGAGGTGTTAGCCCTGGCCTGGGGAAGGGCTCTCCATGCTGAACTCACAAGCTGTGCACAGCTCAGAAGAGGGGTGCAGGAGCTCTCCTTCTCAGGGAGAGCACTGTGGGCAAAGAAACTAAGACTGAGAAAGACAGAGGAGTTGCTATGGGTTCCTGTTGCCCTTCTGCAGCATAAATACCCTGTCTGGGATGGTGCAGCACCCATTGCCTGGACAGGACTCACACGGAGACATGAGAAGAGTCTCTGCCATCCTGCTTTGCCTGAGTTTCAGAAGCTTATCGCTAATGAGGAATCACTGTAGACAGAAAGAACCCGGGGGTCATGTGAGTCTCTGTCTCCATGGCCTTGTGAGAGCAGAAGCTGAACCCAAGCACAAGAAATGGACAAATCTGGGCTCTGCATTAGCCTGTACAGGTCAAGGCATTCCATAAACAGCTGCTGGTGAGGCTGTGCAAACAGAACATGAAGCTTCCCCCATGAGTCCCCAGAGTCAGACGTACAAGAGGGAGCTGTGCCTGTGAGAAACAGGCAGGACCAGGAACAAATGCAGGTCCCCCAGTCTGGGAAAAAGGCAGGAGCCCCAGGGTCCTGCCCAGAGCTCACAGGCCTGTGTTTGCTGCCACTCTATGAGGACCCACCACACTGTAGGTGCTTGAACTTGTGTTACAGGGGCCCAGGAGGCCCAGCTCCCCCTTTCCACAGCATGCACTGACTGTGCTGTTGAGGGAAGATGTTGGTGCCCTGGCTGGGGCTcttgggcactgctgggcactgctcctTACTAGGGAGGAACCTGGCTTGTTCCAGTCCTGCTGAAGGTAggccacagcccagctcccatgtCTCTCACAGCCCCACCAAGCTGtgcccctgctctcccccagctTTGTCGACCAGCAGCACTCACCAGAAGGGTATATGGTGTCCAGTGTCACCTTTCTGGCTCGTATGAACCTTCCCACCTGCTCCAGGTCCCCCTGCTTGATGTGGTCCTGAAAGACGACGTCATTGGGGAAGCGCACGGTGCGCGAGGCCCTGAGGCGCGGCGCGTAGCGGCCGTACCGCGGCCCCGACAAGGGGCAATAGTCCCTCATGCTGCCAGGAGCCTTCAGGCACAGCGGCATGGGGGGCTGCCCAGCACTCTGCCCGGCCCCCCCTGCGCTGCTGTCCTCTTCTGCCTGTCAGGGGCCCTCCTCGCTACAGATCTGTGCTGGCCCCGCAGTGCTGCGCTCCAGCCGTGTCTCGGTGTCCGTGTCCTCTCGCCTTCGGGAAGTGGCAGCCGCCTtgctctcctgccctccccGAGTCACACACAGGAGCTGGCACCTGGCACTTGCAGCTCACCTACGGGCCCTTGGCCCAGGACTGATCATTCTCTGGGAGCACCACGTTATAAAGACTCCTCTGGGCTATTTTGGGGACGTGCAGCTCATGCTATTTGCCATGATGCTTCGTAATTGAGCCGACCAGGCCTGCAGCCTCCCACTTTTGGGCAGTAGTTAGTGGCTCATCTTACCATCCACCTGTTGATGTGCCCATCCAAGGGGTCAAATCTACTCCTGCATGGGTAGCCCTTCAGAGGAGCCTGGAAGCAATTTCCCAACAGCAAGCTCTTCTGGGGAAAGGGGCACAGCAACACAGGGAACTGGCCACTCGTGTCCCAGCTGGCTAGTGCAGTATGgatgtgccagggctgtggtcACAAACACATCCAGAGCTGTCATCCTCCCGTAAcaaaggagcaggaggagctgtgctgccaaGCATGGAAGCACAACCTGAGTGTCAGATGCCCCCTGTGCCCTTGTGAGGacagaggtgctgctggtgATCCTGAGGCAGGTGTAGAACCTGAAGCCTTCACTGCTGGTCCCTGGTGTTCCTTGTCCTACTTGAgacagggaagctgctgctgctgagagcaggcTACTACAAGCAGCCTTAGGGGAACAGCAGAAGAACAGCACCACCACCAGACAGCTCCTGCCTCTGATAATCTCCAGCTACAGCCATGACCCAAAACAGAGCCATCTGCCACAGAGGAATTACTCAGGTGCTTCAAGGTTTAACTAACCAGTGTTTTCTCCCATCCAAGTTCAGGCGTGGCAGACACTTAAGCATTTTGTGCTCTGTCATGCTGATGTGGAGCATCCAGGCAGGTGTgtcgggaaaaaaaaaaaatccctatccTGCTTTAGGAGTCAGGGATTTCATTCCATCCCTTCTTGCAGACCCTTGCACTAACTCCAGCAGCACAGTCAGCCACACACCTTAGAACTCCTCCAATTGTTTATCTACTGGCAAATGCATCCATCTGTTGGCCATCTAACCATCTGATTGTGGTTAGATGAGCCTAAACACAGCACAGGGCATCCAAGCTCAGCGCTGGGGACAGAATATTTCAAGCCTCTTTTCTTGGAATGGCAATTAGGCATGTACATCAGATGGCTGCTAAGCTCTTGCTCTACCACAGGGAGCCTTGGGCTAGGAGAGGCACCTCCTCTAAGCTGAGCAGAGTGGGTCTCTGCCCAGGAATGGAGGAGaaccactgcagagctcagaCCTGGTCACAGTTCAACTGGCTGTACAAAATGGACCTATTTGAGTCAAATTCAGACAGCATCTTTCAGTGGAGCTTTACTAGTGAgatttccttcttccccacccCAAGGACAAAGCAGCTGTCACCACCCagcccccacccccagcactgctgggtttgTTGGGGTGCAGGAGTGCGGAAGGCATGTaggggcagagccctggagggAGGTGTGTTCAAAGATCCTCCAGGTAACTGCAGGTACAGCTCTCACACACACTTGGCTGCTGTTCTGCCAGGGACAGTCCTTCCTGATGCCTTGGTGAGTGGGtgcctgctcagccccagccctggtgctgctgtgcccaaAGCTTGGGAACACCACATCAGGACTCTGCTagctcagctgccatggcacagcagaaggctggagctggagacAGAGACAAGTGTTGTCTAACACCCCTGTGccactgctccagcacacaTCCTACTCACTGAGAGGCACAGAGGTGCCCCCAGTTGTCCTCTAGCCGCACCATGCCCTCTCTGTGACATTTATAGCATATTTTCTAACCAAAATACCTTCAGCAGCAAGCAGCAGGTTTGGAAATAGCAGCGTGGCTCACAGGGTCATGTGAGCCTGACtagcagagccacagcagccCTGGCGTGCCCTGATTCACTGCTCCAGAGCAATGTCCCCTCAGCCCAGCCAGCTGGCCAAGGGGCTCTGCACTCTCAGAGCCAAACCACGGCCTGCTCACTCCCAATAGAACACCTGCACAAGGCCATGGAATCTGGACAGGACATGAGCACTGGCATGTTCTACTTGACAGATTACACAGAGAAGGTGACGCACACCCAAGTGCAGCAGAGGCCCTTGAGAATCACCCTACAACTCCGAGCTCCCTGTCCATCGTAGGTTCAGATATTCTATACTCTGATAAAGACAAAGACACATAATAGTATTAAAATCTCAACTTTATTTGGCCATCAAATTCAGTACCAATGTTATTGTAGCAGAATGCTAAGAACCAGCCTGATGCAGCTCAGGCCTGTGAGGCACTCCCTCAGTCACATTCCCAAACCCCAGTAATTGCAAATGTCCTGTTTGATCTATGAGGCCCTCCCCCACCACCCACCTGCTGGGTCAACCCACTCAAAATAAGTCATAGAAAGGGATTGCAACTCTTGTCTTTGATCAAAAGGATGTCAACACAGCTCAGCTGGTGAGCCAGCAGCCACCTCCACCCTCAGAGCCTGCCACAGCCAGTGCACAGTATTCCATCCCTCCAGGAGTTTGGAATAGTCATCTCCAAGTGTCTTAACGGAGAAGGGAAACGAAACGTCTGGCTAGCATGAAGAGAAGCACCTTCACATACacctttccccaggaagccatcAGCCCTCTGCCCCTACATATACTGAAGGCCAGCCACAGGGAAGAACAGCTGATACCATTAAGGACCCTGCCAGGTGCAGAAAACAATTAGGGgctttagtttaaaaaaaaaaaaaaaaaagagaaaaaaagctagCTGTCTTAGAAGATGTTAGCGGCAAGGCTCCAGATTGTCAGGCCACTGAACTCCTGGTACCACCTCACAACCTCCTGCTGCCCAGTAGAATAGAGTTCTCCAGACAAAAGCTGTGTACAAAAAAAAGTACAtcacaatagaaaaaaaagagcccagctggctgggctggctccCTAGTGACAGTTCCCTTTTCAGaagccaaaagaaagaaaaggtaagTGTACAGACAAGTGAGGGCAAAGTGTTACTTTAGAAGCCAATCCCTGGATTTCCAGTCATTTACCTTCTGCTTTAAATCTTAATGGGTTTCTGACTCACTGGGCTGCATCACAGCAGCCAATTTAGTGTCTGATTTTTTGGGTGATGTAGATCAGTCTTCTCTTTACAATTCATCCTTTTGGAGTTTCTGCTCATCCTCATCACCTTCCTCAAGTTCTGTTTCTTCATCCGTCTCCAGGTCCTCCAGATCCTGTGGAGGTTACAGGACAGCTCCTGGTTTCTGGCACATGAGGCAGATGCAGAACCAAGCACTGAGCAGCAGCCCTCATCTGGTCACTGCTTTCTGCTGCCATACTAACAAAACATCCAGAGACTTCGATCAAGAGCTTCTGCTTCAGGACATTAAGGATTACAAACCCCTGGTTAGGGGGAAGCTGGTACCTGCACATCTGTAACAGCCTCCATATACCCTCCCTCCCACCTCCAGCAGGTCAGAGGTTCCAAGCAGGTACGCAGACACGTGGCATTGATCACACAGCCCAGTTCAGGGGCTGAGTGCCCCAGCAGTGCACAAGCACAGCACTGCTACTTTATACCCACAGGGTGCTCTCCAGAAAAGGAGTCCCCTGCAGATCCATAGCCAGCCAGGCTGCACCTGAACAGCTCACATTGATGTGGGCACTTTGTTCACCATCAATATGCTCTCCTGATACGTAACACAGGACCTTATTTAGGACTGAGGATTCAGGCACAGAACCAGATCTGACCCATGCTCCCTGTTCCCAAAGGTCCAGAGTACTCCATTCACACTACTCACATCATCAGCTGCTGCCCCATCCTGACCACCGCTCTCCAGGAATTTTTTGAAGCCTTCTAGTGTCCTCTCCCCATTATAGTCAATTACCTACACAGGGAAAACATGAGGATGCTAGTTATGGGCACTACAGATGCACGcccctggagaggagaattCTCTTTCTGAGCAACAGTGAACATGCCAAGCAAAAGGGAATTTAAAAATTCACCTTCACCCATATGAGACGAAGGAAAACAGCTCAGCCACTAGACTTCAGAGATCACTGCGAGGAAAGAATAGCCTGCAGATGAGCACACTGTCCTCTTAACTCcctcttttccccattcccacctCCCCCCAAACTCTTTCCTACAGCCCAGACCCCACAAAGGGTCTTGGGTGTCCTGTAGACTTGCTGTGTTTCATCCCGATAGAATACGGATCCCTCCCAAAGGTCTTATCCAAAACAACTTGAGCAAGCAGCTGAGCATTCCCgtgctccctggctgcctgcTTACATTTCTGCCAGAGCCTGCAGGGAAGAACTTGAGTGTGGGGAAGCTGTGGATTTTCACTGCCTCCACTTCATTAGCTGTCGCGTCCATCTTGGCAATGACAATGTCCTCATGGTCCCTGTAGGTTTCTCCCAGCTTGTCCCAGATTGGGGCCAGCTGCTTGCAGTGACCACACCATGGGGCATCTGTTAATTACAGAGACAGAGTTGCACCAACAAGGAGATACCACTAACAAGGTACCACTCCTCCCAACCAGACAGTTCTCACAGATCTTTGCAACCAAGGCACTACTTTTGAAGCCCAGACTGCAAAAGGCTTTTCCCCTAATCCTGATCATGGAGTGTTTTGGCAATCCTCTCATGCCAGTTACATGGAACCAGCTGTAAAAAGATACTCACAGAACTCCACAAATACATTCTTATTCTCATCAAAAGCAACTTCTTCAAAGTTCTTCCCAACCAGAACTTTGACAGGCTGCTTGTCCCAGTCTTCAGGAAGATCCTGACTCATTAGGTGGGGctggaataaaaagcaaaattcagaCAAACTGTTTGCTACATAGCtgcttggactgaaaaatgcagTAACTTATCCTGGAAAACCCAGGTTTCAccaccccctggtgcctcagcCACAGGCTGTACGCAACCAAATGAATTAGTCACTTCCCCTTCTCCAAGAGAGAGTCTCCTTCCCACCCTGACCCAGCAGGAATAGCAGGTGCTGTTGCGCAGAGAGGATTACaacagagctctgcaggaggggagcagcactgctgacagCCCCATTCCCAGAGGACTGGGCTTTGCTGCACGCCCACTGCTGGCTGAGCCACACACAGCCCCCTCCAGCAGATGGGAGCTCACAACTCTTTTCCCTGTGCCACAGAATGCACACCTTCCACAGACTGCTGGCAGAAAGAGCAACTGGATAAACAGTGCAGTCCCCATAGGGAGAGCACAACTGTTTGGCCATGCCCAAGTCCCTCTACTTGGCTTGCTCTCCTACAGTCTCCAGGCCCCAGCAGCTTTGCCTTTCATTCCTAATCACAAAGCCCATAGATGTTCCATGCAGAAGATGGAGGGGCTTCTCCAGCTggctctccagcccctcagagGGACCATTTCTGTTCCCCCTCAGCTACCTCATTCACCAACAGTACTGTTTATCCACATACCTTGATCTTGCCTGCCAGGAACTTATTACAGAAGTCTTTGATCTTGTCTGCTGTGAGCTCATCAGATTCAGGTTTGTATTTGGTCATTTCTTCCTCCAGAGTGATCAGACGTACAGCTGGGCACTCTTCCTTTTTTAGgccaaaaaactccaaaatcctCTGGTTGTCACTGTGGTCACTGTCTATGAAGATGAACAGGatcttgggaagaaaaaagtgaaaaggcAGGAGGTGAACATGAATACCTTGTGGCTATTGacacttcacacacacacacaccacaccCCAAGTGTAGCTGAATTGGctctttttcctccccccttCCAGAAAAGAGAGCTGGCTTAAAGTATTcctccacagctgctccatggATAAAGACAGTGCTACACTTCTCTTCAGGAGGTGGGTGGTCTCTTAGCTCATGATCCAAGAAATCGATCTCACCTTCCCTTTGAAGTTCCCAGCTGCACTCTTGAAGTTGTCCAGCTTCCCTTGGTAGTCAGACACACTTTTTGGTAGGAAAAGCAGAATATGAGTCTTGATCTCTCCTCCAAATATTTTAGGAGCAGTCTGAGgagtaaaaaataaactttgttGTTGGAAAAGAAGCAAATCAGCATCCAGACCAGTTTAACTCCACTATGCTGACCAGCCTCCAGTACTGCTGGACTGCTCTGCACAGCAAGCTTACACCTCCTTTATTCTGTGTCCCTCCCACTCTTCCATACCCTCCCATCAGCTCCACAATAAGACATGCCCATGGAATCTACAAGTAGACCTTCACTATATTCTTGCAGCAGCCATAGGAAGGGATTTGTCAGGTACCTAAAGACCCACCTGCTCAGTGAACTCTATGACTAGAGGCAATGAATTAGACTTGATGAAGTTCAGCAGATTATCTTTTGTGAGATCCCCTTCAAAGTTGTTCTGGCCTTCATCGAACTGCAAGAACATACATTCCTCATTAGAACACTTGCACATCCCACACAGATCTCTCAGCGCCTTCACACCGGTCACTGCCCCACAGGATCTCAGCTGCACTAGTCCAAGCAGACTTCCATCTCTACAAGGTTACACCTCCACATAAAATCTGGATCAAGGTGTCCATCTTCCTTGCAAGCAAAGCTTTAAATCACCCCCCACCAGAAGATAAGCAGCCAGGTTTGATCTCAGCCTTGCTCTGCACCAGTGTGAAACCATTCATGGTGCAAGTCACCAAGGAGGAccctgagcagctgcctccagccctgcagcagttAGTGGTCAGAGCAGATACCACAGCCAGACAGTGCTGGGAACATCTGACAGCAAAGCCTGCAGCACTCAGTGACTTGCTCAGCTCTGGGGGGTCATTCCAGTCTCTGTTAGGGACAACGAACAGCACATGCTGCACATCACACCAGAGGTTCCAGGTCCTGTTCTACTGGGCCATCACCTGTGTCATCCCTGACCAGGATTCCCAGAACCCTCTGGCAGGCTGAAACAGGAACAGCTGCAGAGGGCCCTTAAGGTTAGAGGGAGGATGTACAGAAGAGCACAGTAGTGCCCTGGCAAGGTCATACTCAAGTTGCTGACAGAAGGAAGAGTGTGGACGCAGATAACCTTCTGTGAACCTTCTGTTAAGGGGAGGCACACCAGCCTCAGTTAAAAAACTGAAGACAACACTAAGCATCAGAAAATAACTTTGAAAACACTTTGAGGAGTTTTGCAGATT is part of the Cinclus cinclus chromosome 20, bCinCin1.1, whole genome shotgun sequence genome and harbors:
- the MCRIP1 gene encoding mapk-regulated corepressor-interacting protein 1, which codes for MASSPVSRVVYNGKRSGGPRSPGSGSEIFTPAHEENVRFIYEAWQCVERDLRSQMGSERGLVEEYVEKMPNPSLKAFKPVDLGDLKRRNTQDAKKS
- the PPP1R27 gene encoding protein phosphatase 1 regulatory subunit 27; this encodes MPLCLKAPGSMRDYCPLSGPRYGRYAPRLRASRTVRFPNDVVFQDHIKQGDLEQVGRFIRARKVTLDTIYPSGMAALHEAVLTGNLDCVKLLVKYGADIHQRDENGWTPLHMACSDGYADIARYLLSLGASLEATTDDGEKPSDLIDPEYEDLVQLFGATALR
- the P4HB gene encoding protein disulfide-isomerase isoform X1 translates to MPPSLMAGLRAVLSLFCLALLLPARAAAEEEDGVLVLRGNSFEQALAEHRYLLVEFYAPWCGHCKALAPEYAKAAAKLKAEGSEIRLAKVDATEESELAQQFGVRGYPTIKFFKNGDKTAPKEYTAGREADDIVSWLKKRTGPAAATLTDVAAAEALVDSSEVVVIGFFKDLTSEAAKEFLLAAEAVDDIPFGISSNVDVFTKYQISKDGVILFKKFDEGQNNFEGDLTKDNLLNFIKSNSLPLVIEFTEQTAPKIFGGEIKTHILLFLPKSVSDYQGKLDNFKSAAGNFKGKILFIFIDSDHSDNQRILEFFGLKKEECPAVRLITLEEEMTKYKPESDELTADKIKDFCNKFLAGKIKPHLMSQDLPEDWDKQPVKVLVGKNFEEVAFDENKNVFVEFYAPWCGHCKQLAPIWDKLGETYRDHEDIVIAKMDATANEVEAVKIHSFPTLKFFPAGSGRNVIDYNGERTLEGFKKFLESGGQDGAAADDDLEDLETDEETELEEGDEDEQKLQKDEL
- the P4HB gene encoding protein disulfide-isomerase isoform X2 — protein: MPPSLMAGLRAVLSLFCLALLLPARAAAEEEDGVLVLRGNSFEQALAEHRYLLVEFYAPWCGHCKALAPEYAKAAAKLKAEGSEIRLAKVDATEESELAQQFGVRGYPTIKFFKNGDKTAPKEYTAGREADDIVSWLKKRTGPAAATLTDVAAAEALVDSSEVVVIGFFKDLTSEAAKEFLLAAEAVDDIPFGISSNVDVFTKYQISKDGVILFKKFDEGQNNFEGDLTKDNLLNFIKSNSLPLVIEFTEQTAPKIFGGEIKTHILLFLPKSVSDYQGKLDNFKSAAGNFKGKILFIFIDSDHSDNQRILEFFGLKKEECPAVRLITLEEEMTKYKPESDELTADKIKDFCNKFLAGKIKPHLMSQDLPEDWDKQPVKVLVGKNFEEVAFDENKNVFVEFYAPWCGHCKQLAPIWDKLGETYRDHEDIVIAKMDATANEVEAVKIHSFPTLKFFPAGSGRN